In one window of Mesoplodon densirostris isolate mMesDen1 chromosome 4, mMesDen1 primary haplotype, whole genome shotgun sequence DNA:
- the ZNF710 gene encoding zinc finger protein 710 isoform X2 produces MEGFMDSGTQTDAVVVLSLAQAAVLGLVSENELFGATISAEAFYPDLGPELSGAAMGEPRAPGPDVYQLACNGRALEEPAEEEVLEVEAAFEKHTRRKTRPPVRLVPKVKFEKVEEEEDQEVYEVSVPGDNKDAGPAEAPTEVASGGCEALVQSSAVKMIDLSVFSRKPRTLRHLPRTPRPELDVVPFDPHFPDPARDGFPEPSMALPGPEALPTECGFEPPHLAPLSDPEAPTMESPEPVKPEQGFVWQEAGEFEADAAGSTVERHKKAQLDRLDINVQIDDSYLVEAGDRQKRWQCRMCEKSYTSKYNLVTHILGHNGIKPHSCPHCSKLFKQPSHLQTHLLTHQGTRPHKCQVCQKAFTQTSHLKRHMLLHSEVKPYSCHFCGRGFAYPSELKAHEVKHESGRCHVCVECGLDFSTLTQLKRHLASHQGPTLYQCLECDKSFHYRSQLQNHMLKHQNVRPFVCTECGMEFSQIHHLKQHSLTHKGVKEFKCEVCGREFTLQANMKRHMLIHTSVRPYQCHICFKTFVQKQTLKTHMIVHSPVKPFKCKVCGKSFNRMYNLLGHMHLHAGSKPFKCPYCSSKFNLKGNLSRHMKVKHGVMDIGLDSQDPMMELTGTDPSELDSQQEIEDFEENAYAYAGVDSSAEASVLTEQAMKEMAYYNVL; encoded by the exons ATGGAGGGCTTCATGGACTCAGGGACACAGACGGATGCCGTGGTGGTGCTGTCCTTGGCTCAGGCCGCCGTGCTGGGCCTGGTCTCAGAAAATGAGCTCTTTGGAGCCACCATAAGCGCCGAAGCCTTCTACCCGGACCTGGGGCCAGAGCTGTCAGGAGCGGCCATGGGGGAGCCCCGGGCCCCGGGCCCTGATGTCTACCAGCTGGCCTGCAACGGGCGGGCCCTGGAGGAGCCGGCAGAGGAGGAGGTGCTGGAGGTAGAGGCAGCCTTCGAGAAGCACACCCGGCGGAAGACGCGGCCGCCCGTGCGGCTGGTGCCCAAGGTCAAGTTTgagaaggtggaggaggaagaggatcaGGAGGTCTACGAGGTGTCCGTGCCTGGCGACAACAAGGATGCGGGCCCAGCAGAGGCCCCCACCGAGGTGGCCAGTGGCGGCTGCGAGGCCCTGGTGCAGAGCAGCGCCGTCAAGATGATCGACCTCAGCGTCTTCAGCCGCAAGCCCCGGACACTGCGGCACCTTCCCCGAACCCCGCGGCCAGAGCTGGACGTAGTCCCCTTCGACCCGCACTTCCCCGACCCGGCCCGGGACGGCTTCCCCGAGCCCAGCATGGCGCTGCCCGGGCCGGAGGCCCTGCCCACGGAGTGTGGCTTCGAGCCGCCGCACCTGGCCCCCCTGAGCGACCCTGAGGCCCCCACCATGGAGTCCCCGGAGCCCGTGAAGCCGGAACAGGGCTTCGTGTGGCAGGAGGCAGGCGAGTTTGAGGCCGATGCAGCCGGCTCGACGGTGGAACGCCACAAGAAGGCCCAGCTGGACCGGCTGGACATCAACGTGCAGATCGACGACTCGTACCTGGTGGAGGCGGGCGACCGTCAGAAGCGCTGGCAGTGCCGCATGTGCGAGAAGTCCTACACATCCAAGTACAACCTGGTGACGCACATCCTGGGCCACAACGGCATCAAGCCACACTCGTGCCCGCACTGCAGCAAGCTCTTCAAGCAGCCCAGCCACTTGCAGACACACCTGCTGACGCACCAGGGCACCCGGCCGCACAAGTGCCAGGTGTGCCAGAAGGCCTTCACGCAGACCAGCCACCTCAAGCGCCACATGCTGCTGCACTCGGAGGTCAAGCCCTATAGCTGCCACTTCTGCGGCCGCGGCTTCGCCTACCCCAGCGAGCTCAAGGCCCACGAGGTGAAGCACGAGAGCGGCCGCTGCCACGTCTGCGTCGAGTGCGGCCTGGACTTCTCCACCCTGACCCAGCTCAAGCGCCACCTGGCCTCGCATCAGGGCCCCACCCTCTACCAGTGCCTCGAGTGTGACAAGTCCTTCCACTACCGCAGCCAGCTGCAGAACCACATGCTCAAGCACCAGAACGTGCGGCCCTTCGTGTGCACCGAGTGCGGCATGGAGTTCAGCCAGATCCACCACCTCAAGCAACACTCGCTCACCCACAAG GGTGTGAAGGAGTTCAAGTGCGAGGTGTGTGGCCGGGAGTTCACCCTGCAGGCAAATATGAAGCGGCACATGCTGATCCATACCAGCGTTCGGCCCTACCAGTGCCACATCTGCTTCAAGACCTTTGTGCAGAAGCAGACCCTCAAGACCCACATGATTGTACACTCGCCCGTGAAGCCATTCAAATGCAAG GTGTGTGGGAAGTCCTTCAACCGCATGTACAACCTGCTGGGCCACATGCACCTGCACGCGGGCAGCAAGCCCTTCAAGTGCCCCTACTGCTCCAGCAAGTTTAACCTCAAGGGCAACCTGAGCCGGCACATGAAGGTCAAGCACGGCGTCATGGACATCGGCCTGGACAGCCAAG